From Paenibacillus sp. V4I7, one genomic window encodes:
- a CDS encoding dihydrodipicolinate synthase family protein: MHIQPIAKGVWPTMVTPFTDSNQVDYKALEQMIEWYIGHGVAGLFAVCQSSEMFFLTLEEREDIARFVVEKAQGRVQVIASGHISDSIENQIIELQAIAAAGVQAVVLVSNRLAQQNESEDVWKRNAETLLGAVPDIPFGIYECPYPHKRLISPELLAWCESTGRFTFLKDTCCHTEHIQQKLNAVRGGGLNIYNANTATLLETLHLGIQGYSGIMGNFHPDLYVWLTRHYMERQEQAEKLQDFLGMSSVIESQFYPVNAKYYLSLEGLPVGLHTRTKDHRQMTYSNRREVEQLFALTRQYREKYPL, from the coding sequence ATGCATATTCAACCGATCGCCAAAGGCGTTTGGCCTACTATGGTGACTCCTTTCACCGACTCGAATCAAGTGGATTACAAGGCGTTGGAGCAAATGATCGAGTGGTATATTGGGCATGGGGTTGCCGGACTTTTTGCAGTCTGCCAGTCGAGTGAAATGTTTTTTTTAACACTTGAGGAGCGCGAGGATATTGCCCGTTTTGTCGTGGAAAAAGCACAGGGACGCGTCCAGGTTATAGCTTCTGGACACATTTCAGATTCGATCGAAAACCAAATTATTGAGCTGCAAGCGATAGCGGCAGCCGGTGTACAGGCGGTTGTGCTGGTCAGTAACAGGCTGGCTCAGCAGAATGAATCCGAAGATGTATGGAAACGCAATGCGGAAACGCTGCTGGGTGCTGTACCGGATATTCCTTTTGGCATTTATGAATGTCCTTATCCTCACAAGCGGCTAATCTCGCCGGAATTATTAGCATGGTGCGAGTCTACCGGCCGATTCACCTTTTTAAAAGATACGTGCTGTCATACCGAACACATTCAACAAAAGCTGAATGCCGTGCGTGGTGGAGGCTTAAATATATATAACGCCAATACAGCAACATTGCTGGAAACTCTGCACTTAGGCATACAAGGATATAGTGGCATTATGGGCAACTTTCATCCGGATCTGTACGTCTGGCTAACTCGCCATTATATGGAACGGCAGGAACAAGCGGAGAAGCTGCAGGATTTTCTGGGCATGTCCTCCGTCATCGAAAGCCAGTTTTATCCGGTCAATGCGAAATATTATTTAAGTCTGGAAGGACTGCCGGTCGGGCTGCATACAAGGACCAAAGACCACCGGCAAATGACCTATTCGAACCGGCGCGAGGTCGAGCAGCTGTTTGCGTTAACCCGCCAATATAGAGAGAAGTACCCATTGTAG
- a CDS encoding sugar ABC transporter permease has protein sequence MKTHPVLRNMKRSRYLYMIFFLPFCYYVLFHYWPIYGIIIAFKDYNIVKGITASPWVGFVHFKKFLIDPYFWKLVRNTLLINVYELFWAFPAPIILALLLNELKSQRLKKFAQSVSYLPHFISTVVVCGMLVNFLTTDGLINQIVAWFGGTPIHFLMKPEWFRTIFISSGIWQSIGWGSIIYLAALTSVDEELYDAANIDGANRWKQLLNITLPGIAPTISIMLILNVGRLMAIGYEKVILLYNGSTYETADVISTYVYRRGLLGSDFSYATAVELFQAVVGLILLITANRLSKKISETGLW, from the coding sequence ATGAAGACTCATCCTGTCCTGCGTAATATGAAACGAAGCCGATACTTGTATATGATTTTTTTCTTGCCCTTTTGCTACTATGTATTGTTTCATTATTGGCCGATATACGGAATCATCATTGCATTCAAGGATTACAACATTGTTAAAGGCATCACGGCCAGTCCTTGGGTGGGCTTCGTTCACTTTAAAAAGTTTTTGATCGACCCGTACTTCTGGAAGCTGGTACGTAATACGCTGCTGATTAATGTATATGAACTGTTTTGGGCGTTTCCGGCCCCGATCATTTTGGCTCTGCTGTTGAACGAATTAAAAAGCCAGCGATTGAAAAAATTCGCGCAAAGCGTCAGCTACCTGCCTCATTTTATATCTACCGTTGTGGTGTGCGGGATGCTCGTCAACTTCCTGACTACGGACGGCCTGATTAACCAGATCGTTGCGTGGTTTGGAGGTACGCCGATTCACTTCCTGATGAAGCCGGAATGGTTCCGTACGATTTTTATCTCCTCGGGCATTTGGCAGAGCATCGGCTGGGGTTCGATTATTTACTTGGCCGCACTGACTTCAGTGGACGAGGAATTATATGATGCCGCTAATATCGACGGTGCCAATCGCTGGAAGCAGCTGCTGAATATTACGCTGCCGGGAATTGCGCCAACGATATCCATTATGCTGATTCTCAATGTCGGCAGGCTAATGGCTATCGGTTATGAAAAAGTCATTTTGCTTTATAACGGATCGACTTATGAAACTGCGGATGTCATCTCCACTTATGTCTACCGGAGAGGTTTGCTGGGCAGCGATTTCAGTTATGCTACCGCTGTTGAACTGTTCCAAGCGGTTGTTGGGTTGATTTTGCTTATAACGGCTAACCGTCTTTCCAAAAAAATCAGTGAAACCGGCTTGTGGTAG
- a CDS encoding DIP1984 family protein has product MKLAEALMNRADCQKRVEQLKARLTRSAKVQEGEQPPENPVDLFQELNDTLNEFESLVTAINRTNSQVSLGSGGTIAEALAQRDTLSMRRSIIQDVINAAAIRQDRFSKSEVKFYSTVSIVDLQKQVDQYSKAFRELDTTIQEANWKTELL; this is encoded by the coding sequence ATGAAATTAGCTGAAGCTTTAATGAATAGAGCGGATTGCCAAAAGCGTGTGGAACAATTGAAAGCTCGATTAACACGTAGCGCTAAAGTCCAAGAAGGCGAGCAACCGCCTGAGAATCCTGTTGACCTATTTCAAGAGTTGAACGACACTTTGAATGAATTTGAATCCTTAGTGACCGCTATCAATCGGACGAATTCGCAAGTCTCACTTGGTTCCGGAGGAACTATTGCGGAAGCTTTGGCGCAAAGAGATACATTATCTATGCGGAGATCTATCATTCAAGACGTTATAAATGCTGCTGCTATTAGGCAAGACAGATTTAGCAAATCAGAAGTGAAGTTTTATTCGACTGTATCTATTGTGGATTTACAGAAGCAGGTTGATCAGTACTCCAAAGCTTTTCGCGAACTAGACACGACCATTCAAGAAGCCAATTGGAAAACAGAGTTGTTGTAA
- a CDS encoding extracellular solute-binding protein gives MKKTWVRRLSLSLCTVMVASGLAACTSGNEAAPSAKSDTTNTPAIAAGSGKISEKEREVKVTFPEHPNQPVKNFALVQQEIFRQTNIKLKFENVPNSNYNDKKKTLLATNNLPDIIEINMSDVNNFASTGVFVPLLQYMNKGLMPNFKKFWDQNPDMSKLTADGELYGFPAVGRNELKNGFGPVIRTDLLKKHNLPTPKTFDELLTVLAELKKIYPDSTPFSVRKGSGPIHQLFKTMAYPLGSGVGSGTGIYFDKDVGGGQYVYGPATAQFKEVLAFFNKAFTSGVLDKDYAVATQQQWTEKLTSGKSFFFFDNSGFALDYTKQLQKAVPDGNFQIIPIPANASGKARAEYYATTLTDKMYAISSKAKDPETLIKLIDWMYTEKASNLMSYGVEGVHHTLDDKGQPQLKSDYVMKFKDGQPTAFYAMYSDLGSGKLSFTPWFANMDPQVQVEKLTGSWSAEHETYWKTVAADKAYHDPYIDPPLTKEETARVKEILAPLNTMLEQEYDKFIMGVKKIDEYDAIMKKTRDTGGTELEKIYNGALARLSQKK, from the coding sequence ATGAAAAAAACATGGGTAAGAAGGTTATCATTATCGCTATGTACTGTTATGGTTGCATCCGGTTTAGCCGCTTGTACCAGCGGGAATGAAGCTGCGCCATCCGCAAAATCCGATACCACGAACACACCGGCCATAGCTGCAGGGTCAGGCAAAATTTCAGAGAAAGAACGGGAAGTGAAAGTAACCTTCCCGGAGCATCCGAACCAGCCGGTCAAAAACTTCGCGCTCGTACAACAGGAAATTTTTAGACAGACGAATATAAAATTAAAGTTCGAAAATGTTCCGAACAGTAATTATAACGATAAAAAGAAAACGCTATTAGCGACCAACAACCTGCCTGATATTATTGAGATCAATATGTCGGATGTCAATAATTTTGCTTCAACCGGCGTATTTGTTCCACTGCTTCAATACATGAATAAGGGGCTAATGCCGAATTTCAAGAAATTTTGGGATCAGAATCCGGACATGTCGAAGCTGACGGCTGACGGTGAACTGTATGGATTCCCGGCAGTCGGCCGCAATGAGTTGAAGAACGGTTTTGGCCCGGTTATTCGTACGGACCTGCTGAAAAAGCACAACCTGCCGACACCGAAAACATTCGATGAGCTGTTGACCGTGCTTGCAGAGCTGAAGAAGATTTATCCGGACTCGACGCCTTTCTCTGTTCGCAAAGGAAGCGGACCTATCCACCAACTGTTTAAAACGATGGCTTATCCGTTAGGCTCAGGCGTGGGCTCAGGTACCGGTATTTACTTTGACAAAGATGTGGGCGGCGGACAATATGTGTACGGTCCTGCTACAGCACAATTTAAAGAGGTACTTGCATTTTTCAATAAAGCATTTACATCGGGTGTGCTGGATAAGGATTACGCGGTGGCTACTCAGCAGCAATGGACCGAAAAGCTGACCAGCGGCAAGTCATTCTTCTTCTTTGATAACAGCGGTTTCGCCCTGGATTATACTAAGCAGCTGCAGAAAGCGGTTCCGGACGGCAATTTCCAGATCATTCCGATCCCGGCTAACGCAAGCGGGAAAGCGAGAGCGGAATATTATGCAACGACACTGACGGATAAAATGTACGCGATCAGCTCGAAAGCGAAAGATCCGGAAACGCTTATTAAACTGATCGACTGGATGTACACGGAGAAAGCGTCCAACCTGATGAGCTACGGCGTAGAAGGCGTTCACCATACATTGGATGATAAAGGCCAACCACAGCTGAAATCCGATTATGTCATGAAGTTTAAAGACGGCCAGCCGACCGCTTTCTATGCCATGTACTCGGATCTTGGCTCCGGTAAACTGAGCTTCACGCCTTGGTTCGCCAATATGGATCCGCAAGTGCAGGTTGAAAAGTTGACAGGCAGCTGGAGTGCGGAGCATGAGACATACTGGAAAACGGTCGCAGCAGATAAAGCATACCACGATCCATACATCGATCCGCCGCTTACGAAAGAAGAAACTGCCCGCGTGAAGGAAATTTTGGCACCGCTTAACACGATGTTGGAGCAGGAATACGATAAGTTTATTATGGGCGTTAAGAAAATCGACGAATACGACGCTATTATGAAAAAAACTCGTGATACGGGCGGTACCGAGTTAGAAAAAATTTACAATGGCGCATTGGCAAGATTGTCTCAGAAAAAATAA
- a CDS encoding nucleotidyltransferase domain-containing protein — MTFDIGKIDSELKRIEQEEGVRILYACESGSRAWGFPSKDSDYDVRFIYVRPVEWYLSLFEKRDVIERPINDQLDINGWDLKKALNLFRKSNPPLLEWHQSPIQYMEQYGVTEQIRQLSPFTFSPRSSMYHYLHMAKGNFREYLQGDYVKIKKYFYVLRPILACQWIEEHGSMPPMEFEDLVEQILPESKLKQEVYTLLTRKKAGVEFDLEPKITVINDYLDRQIAYFEETAKHTPASGEKQEAALDTLFRDALREVWGS; from the coding sequence ATGACATTTGATATAGGAAAAATAGATAGTGAGCTTAAACGAATTGAACAAGAGGAAGGCGTGCGGATCCTCTATGCCTGTGAATCGGGTAGTAGAGCCTGGGGATTTCCATCGAAAGACAGTGATTATGATGTGAGGTTTATCTACGTAAGACCTGTGGAATGGTACTTATCCCTATTCGAGAAACGAGATGTCATCGAGCGTCCGATCAATGATCAACTCGACATCAATGGTTGGGACTTGAAGAAGGCGCTGAACTTATTTCGCAAATCGAACCCGCCTTTACTCGAATGGCACCAGTCGCCGATTCAATATATGGAGCAATACGGTGTAACGGAGCAAATTCGCCAGCTGTCACCATTTACCTTTTCACCGCGGTCCAGTATGTATCACTATTTGCATATGGCCAAAGGGAACTTTCGGGAATATTTGCAAGGTGATTATGTGAAAATCAAAAAGTATTTTTATGTGTTACGCCCAATACTAGCTTGCCAGTGGATTGAAGAACATGGCAGCATGCCACCTATGGAATTTGAAGACCTAGTGGAGCAAATACTGCCGGAATCGAAATTAAAGCAAGAAGTATATACGTTGTTGACGCGAAAGAAGGCTGGTGTCGAATTCGACTTAGAGCCGAAAATCACGGTAATTAACGATTATTTAGATCGACAAATCGCTTATTTTGAAGAAACTGCCAAACATACCCCTGCATCTGGAGAAAAGCAAGAAGCAGCATTAGATACTTTATTCCGAGATGCGTTGAGGGAGGTTTGGGGTTCGTAG
- a CDS encoding RtcB family protein, translated as MKTIVHGGNHYEMELEHGNLHVFANPDVFQSFENKVFEMADNNLRIPRNVHMSYTPDAHVGIGTCIGTTAVWSMKDGFVSPSIVGVDIGCGMRVHTTSLHKRDIQDKGIRRALIKAIEKYVPTNERTNTNYSDIDIMNVVQNGLKGLPEKYVPNEQWLTHVEESTFKFDHAYLENLPAKIRKYAHGQLGTLGGGNHFIEIQYLEVSEAHEDLAAKWGLFDGQVIVMIHSGSRAWGAMLGQEFTKVIREAMQSWGIENPDRNLLYAPIASHEGQTYLNLMYSALNFAVSNRHMIAFGVQEAFREVFGEDMEMPVLYDLMHNYALKEFHRNQPMLVHRKGATRALPPGHFLNTAAYKETGHPALIPGSMGTSSYIMVGKEEGLKNFYSICHGAGRARSRKATKELVTVDQFAQSMKVGTDDEILVNHRSLQTILDECPQAYKDVDQIIDSVVGASLADVVATCKPMVAIKGV; from the coding sequence ATGAAAACAATCGTACACGGCGGTAATCATTACGAAATGGAACTTGAGCATGGCAATCTTCACGTGTTTGCTAACCCGGATGTGTTTCAATCTTTTGAAAATAAAGTATTCGAAATGGCAGATAATAACCTGCGGATTCCGCGGAATGTGCATATGAGCTACACCCCGGATGCCCATGTTGGTATTGGTACTTGCATTGGGACAACGGCAGTCTGGAGCATGAAAGACGGGTTCGTTTCCCCTTCCATCGTTGGTGTGGATATCGGCTGTGGCATGCGCGTGCATACGACATCCCTGCATAAACGTGATATTCAAGACAAGGGTATTCGCAGGGCGCTAATCAAAGCGATCGAGAAATATGTTCCAACCAATGAGCGTACAAATACGAATTATTCCGATATCGATATCATGAATGTCGTTCAGAACGGATTAAAAGGACTTCCTGAGAAATACGTTCCAAATGAACAGTGGCTTACACATGTAGAAGAATCTACGTTCAAGTTCGACCACGCCTACCTTGAGAATTTGCCGGCAAAAATCCGTAAGTATGCCCACGGGCAGCTTGGGACGCTAGGTGGTGGGAATCATTTTATTGAGATTCAATATCTAGAAGTGTCAGAAGCTCATGAGGATTTGGCGGCAAAATGGGGCTTGTTCGACGGTCAAGTTATCGTCATGATTCACTCCGGATCACGTGCTTGGGGAGCTATGTTGGGTCAAGAATTCACGAAGGTTATCAGAGAAGCCATGCAAAGTTGGGGAATTGAAAATCCAGACCGGAATCTCTTATATGCGCCAATTGCAAGTCATGAAGGGCAAACCTACTTAAATCTGATGTATTCCGCCTTAAACTTTGCGGTAAGTAATCGGCATATGATTGCCTTCGGTGTTCAAGAAGCTTTCCGAGAAGTGTTTGGTGAAGATATGGAAATGCCCGTACTGTATGATCTCATGCATAATTATGCATTAAAGGAATTTCATCGCAATCAGCCGATGCTCGTCCATCGGAAGGGAGCGACAAGAGCGCTGCCGCCAGGTCATTTCCTGAATACAGCTGCCTATAAAGAAACGGGTCATCCGGCATTAATCCCTGGTTCTATGGGGACTTCATCGTACATTATGGTTGGGAAAGAGGAAGGACTGAAAAACTTCTACTCCATTTGTCATGGTGCAGGTAGAGCGAGATCGCGGAAAGCAACAAAAGAGCTGGTCACCGTCGATCAGTTCGCGCAATCGATGAAAGTTGGGACGGATGATGAGATTCTCGTTAATCATCGCTCCCTGCAAACGATTCTTGATGAATGTCCGCAAGCCTATAAGGATGTGGATCAAATTATCGATAGTGTAGTGGGCGCATCGCTAGCCGATGTGGTTGCTACTTGCAAGCCGATGGTTGCGATTAAAGGAGTTTAG
- a CDS encoding exo-alpha-sialidase: MKLIKQIKQFVFEEDRPFNSCHASTVIEFPNGDLLAAYFAGSKEGNPDVAIWCSKRTNGDWSKPYKVADEEGLVHWNPVLFRKDNGQIVLHYKVGSPIPKWYTRVVISDDDGATWSQPVDLVAGRHRR; encoded by the coding sequence ATGAAGCTGATCAAGCAAATCAAACAATTTGTGTTCGAGGAAGACCGTCCATTCAACAGCTGCCACGCTTCGACGGTTATTGAATTCCCTAACGGGGATCTGCTGGCAGCGTATTTTGCCGGAAGCAAGGAAGGCAACCCGGATGTCGCTATCTGGTGCTCCAAGAGAACGAATGGCGACTGGTCGAAGCCGTACAAGGTTGCCGACGAAGAAGGGCTCGTTCATTGGAATCCGGTGCTGTTCCGCAAAGACAACGGCCAAATTGTGCTTCACTATAAAGTCGGGTCCCCGATTCCGAAATGGTATACAAGGGTAGTTATATCGGATGATGACGGTGCGACATGGAGCCAGCCTGTCGATCTGGTTGCCGGGAGACATAGGCGGTAG
- a CDS encoding exo-alpha-sialidase gives MMTVRHGASLSIWLPGDIGGRGPVKNKLIVLKDGTWLAPASIEGDVWDCFADISNDQGVTWSRSELVPVNHGNEEQMGSRGDMQLVRGKGLIQPTLWESKPGHVHMLMRSTAGFIYRSDSSNSGRTWSPAYRTYLPNNNSGFDLAKMDDGTLVLAYNPVGMYKGPRMPLLLSVSKDNGEYWEEFMVLEAEYRSFTIPIEPGEYSYPAVIARGNRINVTYTWKRERIVCWSLEVEMA, from the coding sequence ATGATGACGGTGCGACATGGAGCCAGCCTGTCGATCTGGTTGCCGGGAGACATAGGCGGTAGAGGGCCGGTCAAGAACAAGCTGATCGTCCTGAAGGACGGCACATGGTTAGCCCCTGCATCGATCGAAGGTGATGTTTGGGATTGTTTTGCCGATATTTCTAATGATCAAGGCGTAACTTGGTCACGCAGCGAGCTGGTGCCGGTCAACCATGGGAATGAGGAGCAGATGGGATCAAGGGGAGACATGCAGCTGGTGCGGGGCAAAGGGCTCATTCAGCCGACACTTTGGGAATCGAAGCCGGGTCATGTGCATATGCTCATGCGGAGCACGGCAGGATTTATATACCGCAGCGATTCGTCCAATTCGGGAAGAACATGGTCGCCGGCCTATAGAACGTATCTGCCAAACAACAACAGCGGGTTCGACTTGGCTAAAATGGATGACGGGACGCTCGTACTGGCTTACAATCCGGTCGGCATGTATAAAGGGCCGCGCATGCCTCTTCTGTTAAGCGTTTCCAAAGACAACGGAGAGTATTGGGAAGAATTCATGGTTCTGGAGGCAGAATACCGTTCGTTCACGATTCCCATTGAGCCGGGAGAGTACTCGTATCCGGCGGTCATCGCCCGAGGGAACCGTATCAATGTGACGTACACATGGAAGCGGGAACGGATTGTATGCTGGAGTCTTGAAGTCGAAATGGCTTAA
- a CDS encoding carbohydrate ABC transporter permease, with the protein MNKHTSIGSKIFDNFNILFLLLLVFATLYPIYYILIVSISDGNLVTRGLIKWVPMDITFDAYKIVLSNPDIWRTYGNTLLYTTVGTTINVIMTALCAYPLSRKDFYGRGIFIFMVALTMFISGGLIPTYLVVQKLGLVDTMWALVLPPAISTFNMIIMKTYFEGIPMALQESAYLDGANEIQVLFKIIIPLSLPVMATMVLFYSVHHWNSFFPALIYLNDSDKFPVQVLLRNIVIAGEFADQTADIGSASSNFRVVAANYKFAVIIITILPILVVYPYLQKYFVKGAMIGALKG; encoded by the coding sequence ATGAACAAACATACGTCGATCGGCTCGAAAATTTTTGACAATTTCAATATACTGTTCCTTCTGTTACTGGTGTTTGCCACCTTGTATCCCATCTATTATATCCTTATCGTATCGATCAGCGACGGTAATTTGGTAACAAGAGGCCTGATCAAATGGGTACCGATGGATATTACGTTCGATGCGTATAAGATTGTTCTAAGTAATCCGGATATATGGCGGACTTACGGCAACACGCTGCTTTATACCACAGTAGGCACCACGATCAATGTCATCATGACGGCGCTTTGCGCCTACCCGCTATCCAGAAAAGATTTTTACGGCCGAGGCATTTTTATTTTTATGGTCGCGTTAACGATGTTTATTAGCGGGGGACTGATTCCGACGTATCTGGTGGTACAAAAGCTCGGGCTAGTCGATACGATGTGGGCACTTGTGCTTCCTCCAGCTATCAGCACGTTCAATATGATTATTATGAAAACGTATTTCGAAGGCATTCCGATGGCACTGCAGGAATCCGCTTACTTGGACGGGGCTAATGAAATCCAGGTGCTGTTCAAAATCATTATTCCATTGTCGCTGCCGGTTATGGCTACGATGGTGCTGTTTTACTCGGTTCATCATTGGAACAGTTTTTTTCCGGCGTTGATTTACTTGAATGACAGTGATAAGTTTCCGGTTCAGGTGCTGCTTCGAAATATCGTCATTGCCGGCGAATTTGCCGACCAGACTGCAGATATAGGCAGTGCTTCATCGAACTTCCGGGTCGTTGCGGCCAATTACAAGTTTGCGGTCATTATTATAACCATACTGCCAATTTTGGTCGTCTACCCGTATTTGCAAAAGTATTTTGTTAAAGGCGCGATGATCGGCGCGTTGAAGGGGTAA